In Gasterosteus aculeatus chromosome 15, fGasAcu3.hap1.1, whole genome shotgun sequence, a single genomic region encodes these proteins:
- the kif26ab gene encoding kinesin-like protein KIF26A isoform X7, translated as MDWKELAAQKLNLSSKRKKHQPSLLHPQEPSIYPTNFSGILQVSPPPAPPCLLRAVSKVKENPGMGKVKVMMRICPSLETADSSESQSFLKVDSRKKQLTLYDPASSPHSGSGHRRSATVAVPKIFAFDAVFTQDASQAEVCSGTVAEVIQSVVNGADGCIFCFGQVKLGKTYTMIGKDSSTQSLGIVPCAISWLFKLINERKEKTGTRFSVRVSAVEIFGKDEELQDLLSEVSTGSLQEGQSPGIHLREDPICGTQLQNQSELRAPTAEKAALFLDAAIAARSTSRPDVEEEERRNSHMLFTLHIYQYRMEKSGKGGMSGGRSRLHLIDLGSCEKVLSKSRDGGGGLCLSLNALGNVIMALANGAKHVPYRDSKLTMLLRESLGNINCRTTMISHISDSPANYADSLNTIQLASRIHRMRKKKSKYASSSSGGESSCEEGRIRRPPHLRPFHPRTVALDPDLPCVLSDPDYSSSSEQSCDTVIYVGPGGTAISDRELSDNEGPPAFVPIIPSLNRKKPTKEGRMDRDQFFKCNTFAELQERLECIDGSEEPTAFVGEVKRGQASPKADVSKENPGSVSPKTSANISHTEESISPKQSPKSVATQPTSTTPTTTSKPGDAKAQCIPSDRTSADGEKVLVSESRVSTNKLAADSGPNAEPVVREKVYFNKKALPKPAPPPSEHREPSKENTGNEERSSTRMPPVGMSHQAVKRRDPYTSPLLRAPVEVCQVRSTLRERCLDRDILRATVTLQQPVELNGEDELVFTVVEELSIGGIVDNGRPSSIISFNSDCSLQALASGSRPVSIISSINDEFDAYTLAVGGSEVNIAVVTPPQEGAMECVDSRGSSISSWLSEVSVCTLESEGAHSADVFLPQGKHMGPEAAFYFDSLDMLHCVSSPRGAKNSLNDSGFSFSELDSDSAASSKLSLTKCPASPESAKGCLRLTKITKAHSLSSSQLPQGPSIVHSSLPRKIKPTSSISHSSSSSSSSREPPRQEAKQQDPWQRVDKHTEPMFSDSSSTSKFLRNPPSGIPSSKASNNSNSVPRPPKVQGSTSSQRVVDGCEKSASKNPPSKMPQLRRGATTLGTVPVIHSSTDYKGSRDITASATSLKYSSLGKNNKDNSQKTSNLPKPGCTSPPPPPVRKSSLDQKTKILLPQSALKSAYGEAGRAFGARAAVSEDELEVRHRADSTSFKTSSLTAKVTSSLKARGPRGEAGQHYGSQMSLESLSLSGSRPALSRENSGASLGSSSGKSSRTIPRFGIPNSSSSPIATCPSSPSGGSMSKPGQAKAAVSPRALGAVSGSKARSLSVNNSKGLSSSTKSLATPVTRNTNANLPPSGRTSATRTTAAVGSKPGRGTIMGTKQALKAANSRVSELATGNLSGKHVRGSGDSDSGNDSGVNVSDDKSPVAMLPSPYSKITAPRRPQRYSSGHGSDNSSVLSGELPPAMGRTALFYHSGGSSGYESMIRDSEATGSASSAHDSMSESGMSSSGRTRSCKYPKKRANGFQRRRLIPAPLPDSSSLGKKAATAGQWVDLPPMSGPLKEPFEIKVYEIDDVERLQRRRLEETTEQPFQDVDTGLLYFNSKLKLLERRQQQVRELSAKYEVLLEELDDTKARLMMDPSKWMGEFEVDQNLDKESPEYLEALAQATEELEFCVNLCKSRVMMVTCFDISMPKSGTQEGLREVEV; from the exons ATGGATTGGAAAGAGCT gGCAGCTCAGAAGCTGAATCTGTCCTCTAAGCGGAAGAAGCACCAGCCCTCACTGCTCCACCCACAGGAGCCCTCCATTTACCCCACCAACTTCAGCGGCATCTTGCAGGTTTCGCCGCCCCCGGCCCCGCCATGCCTGCTACGAGCTGTGTCCAAAGTGAAAGAGAACCCAGGGATGGGAAAG GTGAAAGTGATGATGCGtatctgtccatctctggagaccgCGGACTCCTCAGAGTCACAGTCCTTCTTGAAAGTGGACAGCAGGAAGAAGCAGCTGACCCTCTACGACCCAGCATCCAGCCCACACTCCGGTTCAGGGCACAGGAGGTCCGCCACTGTGGCCGTCCCAAAGATATTTGCCTTCGATGCTGTTTTTACCCAGGATGCCTCACAA GCTGAGGTGTGCTCAGGGACGGTAGCCGAGGTCATCCAGTCGGTGGTGAACGGTGCAGACGGCTGCATCTTCTGCTTCGGCCAAGTGAAGCTCG GCAAGACATACACCATGATTGGCAAAGACAGCTCCACCCAGAGCCTCGGCATTGTGCCCTGTGCCATTTCCTGGCTATTCAAGCTCATCAACGAGCGCAAAGAGAAGACGGGCACGCGCTTCTCCGTCCGAGTGTCCGCCGTGGAAATCTTTGGGAAAgacgaggagctgcaggacttGCTGTCCGAGGTGTCAACCGGCAGCCTGCAGGAGGGCCAGTCCCCCGGCATCCACCTGAGAGAAGATCCCATCTGTGGCACTCAG CTTCAGAATCAGAGCGAGCTGCGTGCCCCGACGGCTGAGAAAGCCGCCCTCTTCCTGGACGCTGCCATCGCCGCACGCAGCACCAGCAGACCcgatgtggaggaggaggagcgccgCAACTCCCACATGCTGTTCACGCTTCACATCTACCAGTACCGCATGGAGAAGAGCGGCAAGGGAGGAA TGTCAGGTGGACGGAGCAGGCTACACCTCATCGACCTGGGGAGCTGTGAAAAGGTCCTGAGTAAAAGCAGAGACGGAGGGGGAGGCTTGTGTCTTTCTCTAAATGCGCTGGGAAATGTCATCATGGCTTTGGCGAATGGAGCGAAGCATGTACCTTACAG GGACAGCAAACTGACCATGTTGTTGAGGGAGTCCCTTGGCAACATCAACTGTAGAACCACCATGATCTCCCACATCTCTGATTCCCCCGCCAACTACGCTGACTCACTCAACACGATCCAGTTGGCATCCCGCATCCACCGGATGAGAAAGAAGAAATCTAAG TATGCATCCAGTTCATCTGGAGGTGAAAGTTCCTGTGAGGAAGGGAGGATCCGCCGGCCACCCCACCTCAGGCCGTTCCACCCTCGTACGGTGGCCCTGGACCCAGATCTGCCCTGCGTGCTCAGTGACCCGGACTACTCATCCAGTAGTGAACAATCTTGTGACACTGTCATTTATGTGGGCCCCGGGGGAACTGCGATCTCGGACAGGGAGCTTAGTGACAATGAAGGTCCACCCGCCTTCGTTCCAATCATCCCCTCCCTGAACAGAAAGAAGCCTACAAAAGAGGGCCGCATGGACAGAGACCAGTTCTTCAAATGCAACACATTCGCTGAGCTCCAGGAGAGATTGGAGTGTATTGATGGCAGTGAAGAACCCACGGCCTTTGTTGGAGAGGTCAAGCGAGGCCAGGCTAGCCCCAAGGCCGATGTATCTAAGGAGAACCCAGGCTCCGTTTCACCAAAGACTTCAGCTAATATTTCTCACACCGAAGAGAGTATCTCCCCCAAACAATCCCCGAAATCTGTTGCCACACAACCGACTTCAACCACTCCAACCACTACATCTAAACCCGGCGATGCCAAAGCGCAATGCATACCATCGGACAGGACCAGCGCTGACGGAGAGAAGGTCTTGGTCTCAGAAAGCAGAGTTAGCACCAACAAACTAGCGGCTGACTCGGGGCCTAATGCTGAGCCTGTGGTGCGGGAGAAGGTGTACTTCAACAAGAAAGCTTTGCCCAAGCCAGCCCCACCACCTTCAGAGCACAGAGAACCCAGCAAGGAAAACACTGGCAATGAAGAAAGATCTAGCACCAGAATGCCTCCTGTAGGCATGAGCCACCAGGCTGTGAAAAGGAGGGATCCCTACACTTCCCCTCTGCTCAGAGCTCCGGTGGAGGTGTGCCAGGTGCGATCTACCTTGAGGGAAAGATGTCTGGATCGTGACATCCTTAGAGCCACGGTGACCTTGCAGCAGCCTGTGGAGCTGAATGGAGAGGATGAGCTTGTGTTCACTGTGGTGGAGGAGCTATCCATAGGCGGTATTGTAGATAATGGTCGGCCCTCCAGCATTATCAGTTTTAACAGTGACTGCTCCCTTCAGGCCCTGGCGTCTGGTTCCCGACCCGtcagcatcatcagcagcatTAATGACGAATTCGACGCCTACACGTTGGCTGTGGGAGGCTCAGAGGTGAACATTGCAGTGGTCACTCCCCCCCAGGAAGGGGCAATGGAGTGTGTGGACAGCAGGGGTTCATCCATCAGCTCTTGGTTGAGTGAGGTTAGCGTCTGCACCTTGGAGAGTGAAGGGGCTCATTCGGCCGACGTTTTCCTTCCACAGGGCAAACACATGGGACCAGAGGCTGCCTTTTACTTTGACTCCCTGGATATGCTCCATTGTGTGTCTTCACCAAGAGGTGCCAAGAACTCCCTAAATGACAGTGGATTTAGTTTTTCCGAATTAGACAGCGATAGTGCCGCGTCAAGCAAACTATCCTTGACAAAGTGCCCTGCATCTCCAGAATCAGCCAAAGGCTGCCTCAGATTGACCAAAATAACTAAAGCTCACTCACTTAGCTCCTCTCAACTTCCACAGGGCCCCTCCATAGTCCACTCCAGTCTTCCCAGGAAGATTAaacctacctcatccatctcccatagtagtagcagtagcagcagcagtagagaGCCACCAAGGCAAGAGGCTAAGCAGCAGGACCCTTGGCAGCGTGTTGACAAGCACACCGAGCCTATGTTCTCTGACTCAAGCAGCACCAGCAAATTTCTCCGAAATCCCCCCAGCGGTATCCCTTCCAGCAAGGCAtccaacaacagcaacagtgtACCTCGCCCACCCAAGGTGCAGGGGTCTACCTCATCCCAGAGGGTGGTCGATGGCTGTGAGAAATCAGCCAGTAAGAATCCACCAAGCAAAATGCCCCAGCTGAGACGAGGCGCCACCACCCTGGGAACAGTGCCCGTCATCCATTCCTCCACAGACTACAAGGGAAGCCGAGATATTACTGCATCTGCCACAAGCCTTAAATACTCCTCTCTggggaaaaacaacaaggaTAACTCGCAGAAAACGAGCAATCTCCCTAAACCTGGTTGCacttcacctccacctcctccagtgcGAAAGTCCAGTCTTGACCAAAAGACTAAGATCCTGCTGCCCCAAAGTGCCTTAAAGTCAGCATATGGGGAAGCAGGAAGGGCTTTTGGGGCAAGGGCAGCTGTTTCAGAGGATGAGCTTGAGGTACGGCACAGAGCGGATTCAACCAGTTTCAAAACCTCCAGCCTCACAGCCAAAGTTACCTCCAGCCTCAAGGCCAGAGGGCCGAGAGGAGAAGCTGGGCAGCATTACGGAAGTCAAATGTCCCTGGAAAGTCTGTCCTTATCGGGTTCCAGACCTGCGCTTAGTAGGGAGAATAGTGGGGCCAGTCTGGGGAGCAGTAGTGGCAAATCCAGCAGGACCATTCCGAGATTTGGTATTCCCAATTCATCCAGCTCCCCTATAGCTACCTGCCCATCATCCCCGAGTGGGGGAAGTATGAGCAAACCTGGTCAAGcaaaagctgctgttagtcCCAGAGCGTTAGGAGCGGTCAGCGGCAGTAAGGCACGCTCACTCTCAGTCAACAACTCCAAGGGCCTAAGCTCCTCCACCAAATCTTTGGCCACTCCCGTGACCAGAAATACCAACGCCAACCTGCCACCGTCAGGACGGACATCAGCCACTCGAACCACCGCCGCGGTCGGCAGTAAGCCTGGCCGGGGAACCATCATGGGCACAAAGCAGGCCCTGAAGGCCGCCAACAGCCGCGTGAGCGAACTGGCGACGGGGAACCTATCAGGCAAACACGTGAGAGGTTCGGGAGATTCGGACAGCGGGAATGACAgcggtgtgaatgtgagtgatgACAAATCGCCCGTAGCCATGCTGCCTTCTCCGTACAGCAAAATAACAGCACCCAGGCGGCCGCAGCGTTACAGCAGCGGCCACGGTAGCGACAACAGCAGTGTGTTGAGCGGGGAGCTGCCCCCGGCTATGGGCCGCACAGCCCTGTTCTACcacagcggcggcagcagcggaTATGAAAGCATGATCCGTGACAGCGAAGCCACAGGCAGCGCTTCGTCGGCCCACGATTCCATGAGCGAGAGCGGCATGTCTTCTTCGGGCAGAACAAGGAGCTGCAAGTATCCCAAGAAGAGAGCAAATG GCTTCCAGAGGAGGCGGCTCATCCCGGCACCCCTGCCAGACTCCTCCTCCCTGGGTAAGAAGGCGGCCACAGCCGGCCAGTGGGTGGACTTGCCTCCTATGTCAGGGCCCCTAAAGGAGCCTTTTGAGATCAAGGTGTATGAGATCGACGATGTGGAGCGACTCCAGAGACGGcgtctggaggaaaccacagAG CAACCATTCCAGGATGTGGACACG GGGCTGCTGTATTTTAACAGTAAGTTGAAGCTGTTGGAGAGAAGGCAACAGCAAGTGAGAGAACTGAGTGCAAAGTATGAGGTGTTGCTGGAGGAGCTTGATGACACCAAAGCCCGACTGATGATGGACCCCAGCAAGTGGATGGGAGAGT ttgaAGTGGACCAGAATTTGGATAAAGAGTCTCCAGAGTACCTGGAGGCCTTGGCACAGGCCACAGAGGAACTGGAGTTCTGTGTCAATCTATGCAAGTCCCGTGTCATGATGGTGACCTGCTTTGACATCAGCATGCCGAAATCTGGCACCCAGGAGGGACTGCGGGAAGTCGAAGTCTGA
- the kif26ab gene encoding kinesin-like protein KIF26A isoform X9: MRAAQKLNLSSKRKKHQPSLLHPQEPSIYPTNFSGILQVSPPPAPPCLLRAVSKVKENPGMGKVKVMMRICPSLETADSSESQSFLKVDSRKKQLTLYDPASSPHSGSGHRRSATVAVPKIFAFDAVFTQDASQAEVCSGTVAEVIQSVVNGADGCIFCFGQVKLGKTYTMIGKDSSTQSLGIVPCAISWLFKLINERKEKTGTRFSVRVSAVEIFGKDEELQDLLSEVSTGSLQEGQSPGIHLREDPICGTQLQNQSELRAPTAEKAALFLDAAIAARSTSRPDVEEEERRNSHMLFTLHIYQYRMEKSGKGGMSGGRSRLHLIDLGSCEKVLSKSRDGGGGLCLSLNALGNVIMALANGAKHVPYRDSKLTMLLRESLGNINCRTTMISHISDSPANYADSLNTIQLASRIHRMRKKKSKYASSSSGGESSCEEGRIRRPPHLRPFHPRTVALDPDLPCVLSDPDYSSSSEQSCDTVIYVGPGGTAISDRELSDNEGPPAFVPIIPSLNRKKPTKEGRMDRDQFFKCNTFAELQERLECIDGSEEPTAFVGEVKRGQASPKADVSKENPGSVSPKTSANISHTEESISPKQSPKSVATQPTSTTPTTTSKPGDAKAQCIPSDRTSADGEKVLVSESRVSTNKLAADSGPNAEPVVREKVYFNKKALPKPAPPPSEHREPSKENTGNEERSSTRMPPVGMSHQAVKRRDPYTSPLLRAPVEVCQVRSTLRERCLDRDILRATVTLQQPVELNGEDELVFTVVEELSIGGIVDNGRPSSIISFNSDCSLQALASGSRPVSIISSINDEFDAYTLAVGGSEVNIAVVTPPQEGAMECVDSRGSSISSWLSEVSVCTLESEGAHSADVFLPQGKHMGPEAAFYFDSLDMLHCVSSPRGAKNSLNDSGFSFSELDSDSAASSKLSLTKCPASPESAKGCLRLTKITKAHSLSSSQLPQGPSIVHSSLPRKIKPTSSISHSSSSSSSSREPPRQEAKQQDPWQRVDKHTEPMFSDSSSTSKFLRNPPSGIPSSKASNNSNSVPRPPKVQGSTSSQRVVDGCEKSASKNPPSKMPQLRRGATTLGTVPVIHSSTDYKGSRDITASATSLKYSSLGKNNKDNSQKTSNLPKPGCTSPPPPPVRKSSLDQKTKILLPQSALKSAYGEAGRAFGARAAVSEDELEVRHRADSTSFKTSSLTAKVTSSLKARGPRGEAGQHYGSQMSLESLSLSGSRPALSRENSGASLGSSSGKSSRTIPRFGIPNSSSSPIATCPSSPSGGSMSKPGQAKAAVSPRALGAVSGSKARSLSVNNSKGLSSSTKSLATPVTRNTNANLPPSGRTSATRTTAAVGSKPGRGTIMGTKQALKAANSRVSELATGNLSGKHVRGSGDSDSGNDSGVNVSDDKSPVAMLPSPYSKITAPRRPQRYSSGHGSDNSSVLSGELPPAMGRTALFYHSGGSSGYESMIRDSEATGSASSAHDSMSESGMSSSGRTRSCKYPKKRANGFQRRRLIPAPLPDSSSLGKKAATAGQWVDLPPMSGPLKEPFEIKVYEIDDVERLQRRRLEETTEQPFQDVDTGLLYFNSKLKLLERRQQQVRELSAKYEVLLEELDDTKARLMMDPSKWMGEFEVDQNLDKESPEYLEALAQATEELEFCVNLCKSRVMMVTCFDISMPKSGTQEGLREVEV; encoded by the exons ATGAG gGCAGCTCAGAAGCTGAATCTGTCCTCTAAGCGGAAGAAGCACCAGCCCTCACTGCTCCACCCACAGGAGCCCTCCATTTACCCCACCAACTTCAGCGGCATCTTGCAGGTTTCGCCGCCCCCGGCCCCGCCATGCCTGCTACGAGCTGTGTCCAAAGTGAAAGAGAACCCAGGGATGGGAAAG GTGAAAGTGATGATGCGtatctgtccatctctggagaccgCGGACTCCTCAGAGTCACAGTCCTTCTTGAAAGTGGACAGCAGGAAGAAGCAGCTGACCCTCTACGACCCAGCATCCAGCCCACACTCCGGTTCAGGGCACAGGAGGTCCGCCACTGTGGCCGTCCCAAAGATATTTGCCTTCGATGCTGTTTTTACCCAGGATGCCTCACAA GCTGAGGTGTGCTCAGGGACGGTAGCCGAGGTCATCCAGTCGGTGGTGAACGGTGCAGACGGCTGCATCTTCTGCTTCGGCCAAGTGAAGCTCG GCAAGACATACACCATGATTGGCAAAGACAGCTCCACCCAGAGCCTCGGCATTGTGCCCTGTGCCATTTCCTGGCTATTCAAGCTCATCAACGAGCGCAAAGAGAAGACGGGCACGCGCTTCTCCGTCCGAGTGTCCGCCGTGGAAATCTTTGGGAAAgacgaggagctgcaggacttGCTGTCCGAGGTGTCAACCGGCAGCCTGCAGGAGGGCCAGTCCCCCGGCATCCACCTGAGAGAAGATCCCATCTGTGGCACTCAG CTTCAGAATCAGAGCGAGCTGCGTGCCCCGACGGCTGAGAAAGCCGCCCTCTTCCTGGACGCTGCCATCGCCGCACGCAGCACCAGCAGACCcgatgtggaggaggaggagcgccgCAACTCCCACATGCTGTTCACGCTTCACATCTACCAGTACCGCATGGAGAAGAGCGGCAAGGGAGGAA TGTCAGGTGGACGGAGCAGGCTACACCTCATCGACCTGGGGAGCTGTGAAAAGGTCCTGAGTAAAAGCAGAGACGGAGGGGGAGGCTTGTGTCTTTCTCTAAATGCGCTGGGAAATGTCATCATGGCTTTGGCGAATGGAGCGAAGCATGTACCTTACAG GGACAGCAAACTGACCATGTTGTTGAGGGAGTCCCTTGGCAACATCAACTGTAGAACCACCATGATCTCCCACATCTCTGATTCCCCCGCCAACTACGCTGACTCACTCAACACGATCCAGTTGGCATCCCGCATCCACCGGATGAGAAAGAAGAAATCTAAG TATGCATCCAGTTCATCTGGAGGTGAAAGTTCCTGTGAGGAAGGGAGGATCCGCCGGCCACCCCACCTCAGGCCGTTCCACCCTCGTACGGTGGCCCTGGACCCAGATCTGCCCTGCGTGCTCAGTGACCCGGACTACTCATCCAGTAGTGAACAATCTTGTGACACTGTCATTTATGTGGGCCCCGGGGGAACTGCGATCTCGGACAGGGAGCTTAGTGACAATGAAGGTCCACCCGCCTTCGTTCCAATCATCCCCTCCCTGAACAGAAAGAAGCCTACAAAAGAGGGCCGCATGGACAGAGACCAGTTCTTCAAATGCAACACATTCGCTGAGCTCCAGGAGAGATTGGAGTGTATTGATGGCAGTGAAGAACCCACGGCCTTTGTTGGAGAGGTCAAGCGAGGCCAGGCTAGCCCCAAGGCCGATGTATCTAAGGAGAACCCAGGCTCCGTTTCACCAAAGACTTCAGCTAATATTTCTCACACCGAAGAGAGTATCTCCCCCAAACAATCCCCGAAATCTGTTGCCACACAACCGACTTCAACCACTCCAACCACTACATCTAAACCCGGCGATGCCAAAGCGCAATGCATACCATCGGACAGGACCAGCGCTGACGGAGAGAAGGTCTTGGTCTCAGAAAGCAGAGTTAGCACCAACAAACTAGCGGCTGACTCGGGGCCTAATGCTGAGCCTGTGGTGCGGGAGAAGGTGTACTTCAACAAGAAAGCTTTGCCCAAGCCAGCCCCACCACCTTCAGAGCACAGAGAACCCAGCAAGGAAAACACTGGCAATGAAGAAAGATCTAGCACCAGAATGCCTCCTGTAGGCATGAGCCACCAGGCTGTGAAAAGGAGGGATCCCTACACTTCCCCTCTGCTCAGAGCTCCGGTGGAGGTGTGCCAGGTGCGATCTACCTTGAGGGAAAGATGTCTGGATCGTGACATCCTTAGAGCCACGGTGACCTTGCAGCAGCCTGTGGAGCTGAATGGAGAGGATGAGCTTGTGTTCACTGTGGTGGAGGAGCTATCCATAGGCGGTATTGTAGATAATGGTCGGCCCTCCAGCATTATCAGTTTTAACAGTGACTGCTCCCTTCAGGCCCTGGCGTCTGGTTCCCGACCCGtcagcatcatcagcagcatTAATGACGAATTCGACGCCTACACGTTGGCTGTGGGAGGCTCAGAGGTGAACATTGCAGTGGTCACTCCCCCCCAGGAAGGGGCAATGGAGTGTGTGGACAGCAGGGGTTCATCCATCAGCTCTTGGTTGAGTGAGGTTAGCGTCTGCACCTTGGAGAGTGAAGGGGCTCATTCGGCCGACGTTTTCCTTCCACAGGGCAAACACATGGGACCAGAGGCTGCCTTTTACTTTGACTCCCTGGATATGCTCCATTGTGTGTCTTCACCAAGAGGTGCCAAGAACTCCCTAAATGACAGTGGATTTAGTTTTTCCGAATTAGACAGCGATAGTGCCGCGTCAAGCAAACTATCCTTGACAAAGTGCCCTGCATCTCCAGAATCAGCCAAAGGCTGCCTCAGATTGACCAAAATAACTAAAGCTCACTCACTTAGCTCCTCTCAACTTCCACAGGGCCCCTCCATAGTCCACTCCAGTCTTCCCAGGAAGATTAaacctacctcatccatctcccatagtagtagcagtagcagcagcagtagagaGCCACCAAGGCAAGAGGCTAAGCAGCAGGACCCTTGGCAGCGTGTTGACAAGCACACCGAGCCTATGTTCTCTGACTCAAGCAGCACCAGCAAATTTCTCCGAAATCCCCCCAGCGGTATCCCTTCCAGCAAGGCAtccaacaacagcaacagtgtACCTCGCCCACCCAAGGTGCAGGGGTCTACCTCATCCCAGAGGGTGGTCGATGGCTGTGAGAAATCAGCCAGTAAGAATCCACCAAGCAAAATGCCCCAGCTGAGACGAGGCGCCACCACCCTGGGAACAGTGCCCGTCATCCATTCCTCCACAGACTACAAGGGAAGCCGAGATATTACTGCATCTGCCACAAGCCTTAAATACTCCTCTCTggggaaaaacaacaaggaTAACTCGCAGAAAACGAGCAATCTCCCTAAACCTGGTTGCacttcacctccacctcctccagtgcGAAAGTCCAGTCTTGACCAAAAGACTAAGATCCTGCTGCCCCAAAGTGCCTTAAAGTCAGCATATGGGGAAGCAGGAAGGGCTTTTGGGGCAAGGGCAGCTGTTTCAGAGGATGAGCTTGAGGTACGGCACAGAGCGGATTCAACCAGTTTCAAAACCTCCAGCCTCACAGCCAAAGTTACCTCCAGCCTCAAGGCCAGAGGGCCGAGAGGAGAAGCTGGGCAGCATTACGGAAGTCAAATGTCCCTGGAAAGTCTGTCCTTATCGGGTTCCAGACCTGCGCTTAGTAGGGAGAATAGTGGGGCCAGTCTGGGGAGCAGTAGTGGCAAATCCAGCAGGACCATTCCGAGATTTGGTATTCCCAATTCATCCAGCTCCCCTATAGCTACCTGCCCATCATCCCCGAGTGGGGGAAGTATGAGCAAACCTGGTCAAGcaaaagctgctgttagtcCCAGAGCGTTAGGAGCGGTCAGCGGCAGTAAGGCACGCTCACTCTCAGTCAACAACTCCAAGGGCCTAAGCTCCTCCACCAAATCTTTGGCCACTCCCGTGACCAGAAATACCAACGCCAACCTGCCACCGTCAGGACGGACATCAGCCACTCGAACCACCGCCGCGGTCGGCAGTAAGCCTGGCCGGGGAACCATCATGGGCACAAAGCAGGCCCTGAAGGCCGCCAACAGCCGCGTGAGCGAACTGGCGACGGGGAACCTATCAGGCAAACACGTGAGAGGTTCGGGAGATTCGGACAGCGGGAATGACAgcggtgtgaatgtgagtgatgACAAATCGCCCGTAGCCATGCTGCCTTCTCCGTACAGCAAAATAACAGCACCCAGGCGGCCGCAGCGTTACAGCAGCGGCCACGGTAGCGACAACAGCAGTGTGTTGAGCGGGGAGCTGCCCCCGGCTATGGGCCGCACAGCCCTGTTCTACcacagcggcggcagcagcggaTATGAAAGCATGATCCGTGACAGCGAAGCCACAGGCAGCGCTTCGTCGGCCCACGATTCCATGAGCGAGAGCGGCATGTCTTCTTCGGGCAGAACAAGGAGCTGCAAGTATCCCAAGAAGAGAGCAAATG GCTTCCAGAGGAGGCGGCTCATCCCGGCACCCCTGCCAGACTCCTCCTCCCTGGGTAAGAAGGCGGCCACAGCCGGCCAGTGGGTGGACTTGCCTCCTATGTCAGGGCCCCTAAAGGAGCCTTTTGAGATCAAGGTGTATGAGATCGACGATGTGGAGCGACTCCAGAGACGGcgtctggaggaaaccacagAG CAACCATTCCAGGATGTGGACACG GGGCTGCTGTATTTTAACAGTAAGTTGAAGCTGTTGGAGAGAAGGCAACAGCAAGTGAGAGAACTGAGTGCAAAGTATGAGGTGTTGCTGGAGGAGCTTGATGACACCAAAGCCCGACTGATGATGGACCCCAGCAAGTGGATGGGAGAGT ttgaAGTGGACCAGAATTTGGATAAAGAGTCTCCAGAGTACCTGGAGGCCTTGGCACAGGCCACAGAGGAACTGGAGTTCTGTGTCAATCTATGCAAGTCCCGTGTCATGATGGTGACCTGCTTTGACATCAGCATGCCGAAATCTGGCACCCAGGAGGGACTGCGGGAAGTCGAAGTCTGA